The nucleotide window TGTGTGCCTGTTTGGCCATATTTATTTTTTATTCAATTCTTTCTCAATCCATTCAAAGCTTGATAAAATATCCGCTTTTCCTTGTCTTACAACTACAGTGTGTTCAAAATGTGCAGAAGGTTTGTTATCTGCGGTAGTTATTGTCCATCCATCTAAATGTTGACGGATATTTTTAACTCCCAAATTAATCATTGGTTCTATCGCAATGACTAATCCATCTTGTAACTTAGGACCACGTCCTCTTTTACCATAATTCGGCACTTCCGGGCTTTCATGTAAATGTTCACCCACACCATGTCCAACTAACTCGCGAACAACTCCGTATTTATGAGATTCTGCGAATTGCTGTATCGCATAGCTGATATCTCCAACTCGGTTACCCACAACAGCTTGTTCAATTCCTTTGTACAAACTGTCTTTGGTCACGTCCAGTAGCTTTTGAGTTTCTGCATCTATACTACCAATAGCATAGGTATAAGCAGAGTCACCATAAAATCCATTCATCAAAACTCCACAATCTACCGAAAGTATTGAGCCTTCTTTTAAAGGTTCATCATTCGGAATACCATGCACCACTTGACTGTCTGGTGACATACACAATGTGTTCGGAAACCCATTGTATCCCTTAAAAGCTGGTACGCCTCCATTATCCATTATGTACTCTTCAGCACGTTGATCAAGTTTTAGAGTACTAACTCCGGGCTCAATCATTTTGGCAACTTCGGCGTGTGCCTTTGCAACAAGTAAAGAACTTTTTCTTATCAATTCAACTTCTTCGTCGGTCTTTAAAAAGATCATCGAATCCGTTTTATTGTGCCATCATTCCAGATGACTTTCCTTTTATCCTTCCAGTACTTGTTAATCCGTCATAATGACGCATTAATAAGTGACTTTCAATCTGCTGTAGTGTATCCAACACTACCCCTACCATAATTAATAATGAGGTTCCGCCATAAAACTGAGCGAATCCTTGGTTAACTCCAAACTGCATAGCAAATGCTGGAAGAATAGCCACAAATGCTAGAAATAAAGAGCCAGGCAAAGTAATTTTTGACATTGCGTCATCTAAAAACTCTGCTGTCTTACGTCCAGGTTTTACACCTGGTATAAATCCTCCATTCTTTTTCATATCATCAGCCATTTGTTTTGGATTAACAGTAATAGCTGTGTAAAAATATGTGAAAATTACAACCATGAAAAAGAATACTAGGTTGTACCAAAATCCTGCGAAATCAGTAAAAGCAGCTGCAAATCCTTGCAATGCTTCTGATTCTGAAAATCCAACTAAGGTAATGGGAACAAACATAATAGCTTGAGCAAATATAATTGGCATTACACCAGATGCATTAACTTTTAGTGGGATGTATTGACGAACGCCACCGTATTGTTTATTACCAACTACTCGCTTAGCGAAATTGACTGGTATTCTTCGTGTTCCCTGGACTAGTAATATACTAACGAGTATCACAAGCATTAGAGCAAGGATTTCTATGAGGAACATAACTAATCCACCACCTTGACTTTCTAATGATGTAGCAAACTCAGCAAATAATGATCCTGGTAATGCTGCAATAATACCAATCATAATGATTATTGAAATACCATTACCGATACCTCTATCTGTAATTTTTTCTCCTAACCACATTACAAACATGGTTCCTGTTACTAGAACAATGATGGACATGATAGAGAAAAAGAATGTAGCTTCGTTATTCACAAATACATAACCAATAGTTCCATCTGCAAGCTCAATGGGCTTGTTAAGCCACTGACTCTTAAGGTTAGATATAAATCCTGGTGCTTGGAAACCAGTAATAAGAATAGTTAAATAACGTGTAATATTGTTGATTTTTCTTCTTCCACTTTCACCTTCTCTCTGTAACTTTTGGAAATAAGGTACTGCTATACCCATTAACTGAATTACAATAGATGCAGAAATATATGGCATGATACCAAGTGCAAATATTGAAGCTTGTGCAAAAGCACCACCCGTAAATAAATTTAATAGACCCAATAATCCATCAGGTCCACCACTAGCTTCATTGGCAGCAGATAAAACCCTTGCATCAATACCAGGAAGTGGGACTTGTGCTCCTAATCTATATATGAGGATAAATCCAAGAGTTACTAAGATACGATTTCTTAGTTCCTCAATCTTCCAAATATTCTTTAATGTAGTGATTAAATTTTTCATATTTATTCGTTACAAAGTAGTTGCTGTACCTCCAACTGATTCGATTGCAGACTTTGCTGTAGCGGAAAAACCATGAACAGTAATATTAAGTTTAGCTTTTAATTCACCTCTTCCTAATATTTTTACTAAATCGTTTTTATGAGCTAGACCGTTTGCAATTAAAACATCTAAGTCAATAGTATCTTTTATTTTTTTGTTGTCAACTAAAGATTGAAGTGTGTGTAAATTAACACCTCTGAATTCTTTTCTGTTTGGGTTTGTAAATCCAAACTTTGGAACTCTTCTTTGAAGTGGCATTTGACCACCTTCAAAACCAATCTTTCTTGAATAACCAGATCTAGATTTAGCTCCTTTGTGACCTCTTGTAGAAGTACCACCTTTTTTAGAACCTTCACCTCTAGCGATTCTTTTTCTATTTTTTATTGACCCTTTTGCAGGAGTTAGATTACTTAAATCCATAGTTTTCTTTAAAACTTAAATTATTTTACTTCTTCTACCTTCAATAGGTGAGCAACTTTTTTTACCATTCCTAACACTTGAGGAGTAGTTTCGTGCTCTACACTATGATTAATTTTCTTTAGACCTAATGCCAAAATTGTTCTTTTTTGACTCTCTGGTCGTCCGATTTTACTTTTTACTTGTGTTACTCTGATTTTAGCCATCAGTTTATTTTTTTATCCGTTAAAAACTGTTTCTACATTCACACCTCTTTGATTAGCTACCTGCTTAGGGCTTCTTAAATCAGTTAATGCTTTCATTGTAGCCTTAACAAGGTTATGAGGGTTGGATGAACCTTTAGACTTTGCTAATACATCGTGAACACCTGCACTTTCAAGAACAGCACGCATTGCACCACCAGCCTTTACTCCAGTACCGTTTGATGCTGGCTTAATTAAAACTTGAGAGCCTGAAAACTTAGCTTCTTGTTCATGTGGAATAGTGCCTTTATGAATAGATACTTTAACTAAATTTTTCTTTGCTGAATCAATAGCTTTACTGATAGCGACAGTAACTTCTTGCGACTTTCCTAGGCCATGACCTACAATTCCATTTCCGTCTCCTACAACAACTATTGCAGAAAAACTGAATGTACGACCACCTTTAGTTACTTTAGTCACTCGTTGGATACCAACTAGCCTATCCGTTAACTCAATGTCGCTTGCTTTTACTTTTTTGATGTTTGACATGTATATAAATTCTTAAAATTTTAATCCTGATTCACGTGCACCTTCGGCTAGAGCTTTCACTCTACCATGGTATAGATAACCACCTCTATCAAATACGACATTTGAAATACCAGCAGCTTGACTCTTCTCAGAAATCAACTTACCTACCTCTGTAGCTTGATCAATTTTTGTTCCCTGAACCTCTTTCGAAGATGCAGCAGCTAGAGTATTACCACTAATATCATCTATTACTTGAGCGTATATCTCTTTATTACTTCTGAATATCGCAAGTCTTGGCGTCTGTGCTGAGCCAGAAATAGTTGCTCTAATTCTTTTTCTAATTTTTCTTCTTCTTGAATCTTTTGAAAATGCCATTTTCTTATTTTTTATTTCTATTACTTAGCAGAAGTTTTACCAGCTTTTCTTCTCAATTGTTCTCCTACAAATTTAATTCCTTTCCCTTTGTACGGTTCAGGTTTTCTTAGTGAACGAATTTTAGCGGCAACAACCCCTAATAATTGATTGTCAGTTGACGTTAATGTAATGGTTGGGTTTTGCCCTTTTTCAGAAAGTGTTTCAACCTTTACTTCAGAAGGAATTTCAAATATAACATTGTGCGAAAAACCTAAAGCTAGTTCCAGTTTTTGTCCTGAATTACTGGCTCTATATCCTACACCAACTAGTTCTAGTTGTTTTTTAAATCCTTCGTTAACTCCTATAATCATGTTGTTGATTAAAGAACGTGTTAGTCCATGAAATGACTTATGTTCTTTACTGTCAGATGGACGTGCTACAACAACTGATGTTTCTTCTACTTTAACATCCATATCAGGATGAAAAGTTTTAGTTAATTCCCCTAACTTACCTTTTACAACAAAGGTGTTGTTTTCACCTTTGGAGATAGTGACTCCTTGTGGCAATGTAATTGGGTTGTTTCCTATTCTAGACATTTTATATCTCTAATTAAAATATATTAATAAACGTAACATAAAACTTCACCACCAACATTAAGGTTTTTTGCTTCCTTGTCTGTCATAACACCTTTTGATGTTGATAATATTGCTATACCTAATCCGTTAAGGACTCTTGGCATAGTTTGTTTGTTTGCATATTTTCTTAAACCAGGCTTACTGATTCTCTCAATCTTTTCGAAAGCTGGAGTTGAACCATTGTATTTTAGAGCGATTTTAATCATCCCTTGTTTGTTATCTTCTTCAAACTTATAGTTTAAGATATAACCTTTATCTTTCAAAATCTTTGTCATTTCCTTCTTTGTGTTTGAAGAAGGAATCATAACAACTTTGTGCCCTGCTTTTGAAGCGTTTCTAATTCGCGTCAAGTAATCTGCTATTGGATCTGTATACATATCTTTATATTGAGTAAAAAATTACCAACTTGCTTTTTTAACACCAGGGATTAGTCCCTGATTTGCCATTTCTCTGAAAGTTACCCTAGAGATTCCAAATTGTCTCATGTATCCTTTTGGACGACCAGTTAATTTACATCTATTGTGTAAACGAACAGGAGACGCATTCTTAGGAAGTTTCTGAAGTGCTTCGTGATCACCGGCTGCTTTGAGAGCTGCTCTTTTCTCAGCATACTTCTCAACCAACTTTTGGCGCTTCACTTCTCTTGCTTTCATTGATTCTTTTGCCATAATTTATTTTTTAAATGGTAAACCAAATTCGGTTAATAAACTTTTTGCTTCGTCATCAGTAGTTGCTGTAGTAACAAAGGTGATATCCATACCAGTAATTTTGTTTACTTGATCAATATCGATTTCAGGAAAAATGATTTGCTCCTTAATTCCTAAGTTATAATTTCCTCTACCGTCAAAACCTTTAGCGTTAATTCCTCTGAAGTCACGTACTCTAGGTAAAGAAGATGTAATCAATCTGTCTAAGAATTCAAACATTTTGTCTCCTCTAAGTGTTACACGAGCTCCAATTGGCATACCTTTTCTTAACTTAAAGTTAGAGATATCTTTTTTTGATTTCGTAGCAACAGCTTTCTGACCAGTAATCAATGTCATTTCACTACAAGCTTGGTCAACCATTTTCTTATCAGAAACGGCATCACCTAACCCTTGGTTTAGACAGATTTTAACAAGTTTTGGCACTTGCATTACTGATTTGTAAGAGTACTTTTCTTGTAGCCTTGCTACGATTTCCTCTGAATATTTTGATTTTAATCTAGGTGTATACATTACTTAATTACCTCCCCTGATTTTTTAGAATAACGAGTTAATTTTCCTGTTTTCTCATCTATTTTTCTACCAATTCTAGTTGCTTCTCCAGATTTTGGGTCAACAACCATAAGATTAGAAATATGAATAGATGATTCTTGTTTTATTATACCACCTTGAGGATTTGCAGCATTAGGTTTAGTATGTTTTGAAACCATATTAACACCCTCAACAAGTGCTCTAGATTTTGCAACTAAAACCTCAATTACTTTGCCCTCTTGACCTTTTGAGTTTCCTGCAATTACCTTTACAGTATCTCCTTTCTTTATGTGTAACTTCGACATAATTATTTTTTATTACAGCACTTCAGGTGCTAATGAAACAATCTTCATGAATTGCTTATCTCTCAATTCTCTTGAAACAGGTCCGAATATACGTGTACCTCTCATTTCACCTGTTGGGTTCAACAATACGCAAGCGTTATCATCGAAACGAATGTATGAACCATCTGGACGACGAATTTCTTTTCTTGTTCTTACGACAACAGCTTTAGCAACGGTACCTTTTTTAATATTACCTGAAGGGATTGCATCTTTAACTGTTACCACAATAGTGTCACCAATAGAAGCATATCTTCGCTTAGTTCCACCTAGAACTTTAATACAAAGAACTTCTTTAGCTCCAGAATTGTCGGCTACTTTTAATCTACTTTCTTGTTGTATCATTTTACTTAGCTCTTTCTATAATTTCAACTAACCTCCAACATTTGTTTTTACTGATTGGACGGGTTTCCATAATTTTTACTGTATCTCCTGGGTTACATTCATTCTTTTCATCATGAGCAGTAAACTTGCTTGTTTTCATAACAAACTTTCCATAGAGAGGGTGTTTTTCTCTTCTTGTAACAGAAACAACAACAGACTTATCCATTTTGTCACTAGTTACAACACCTATTCTTTCCTTTCTGAGGTTTCTCATTTCCTTATTAGTTTTGAACTTCGTTTAATTCTCTAGATTTCAACTCAGTTAGAATTCTAGCTACAGTTTTTCTAGCGAAAGTAATTTGCTTTGGATTCTCTAAAGGAGATACCATATGATTTACTCTCATTTTTTCTAAACGAGCTTTCTCAGATCCTAAAAGATCTTCGAGTTCGTTAGTTGTCTTTTCTTTAATTACTGATTGTTTCATTACTAAATTTTTAAGCCTCAACGTAGTCTCTACGTACGACAAATTTTGTTTTAATTGGTAACTTCTGAGCTGCAAGACGCAAAGCTTCTTGAGCTATTTCATGAGAGACTCCATCACATTCGAAGAGTACTCTACCAGGCCTTACAACTGCAGCCCAATAATCAGGAGCACCTTTACCTTTACCCATCCTTACCTCTGCAGGCTTTGAAGTAACAGGTTTGTCTGGAAAAATACGAATCCAAACTTGACCCTGTCTTTTCATATAACGGGTAACAGCAATACGAGCAGCTTCAATCTGACGAGCAGTTATCCACGTTTCTTCTAATGCTTTTATTCCGAAAGATCCGAAAGCCAACTGGTGACCTCTTTGGGCATTTCCTTTCATTCTGCCCTTTTGCATCTTTCTAAACTTTGTCTTCTTTGGCTGTAACATATCTGTATTACGCTTTTAAACTAAATTATTTTCTTTTTCTCTTAAATTTTCCACCAGGTTTCATTCCCTTTGGCTTGTTTGATAAACCAACGTTTGGTGATAAATCTCTTGTGCCATAAACTTCTCCTTTACATATCCACACTTTGATACCAATTCTTCCGTATGTTGTGTGTGCTTCTTCTAAAGCATAATCAATGTCAGCTCTAAAAGTGTGAAGTGGAGTTCTTCCGTCTTTAAACATTTCTGAACGAGCCATTTCAGCGCCATTCAAACGACCAGAAATCTTTACTTTAATTCCTTCTGCACCCATTCTCATGGTTCCTGCAACTGCCATTTTGATAGCACGACGGAAAGATATTCTTCCTTCGATTTGTCGAGCGATACTAGCAGCTACTAATGTTGCATCAAGCTCTGGACGCTTTACTTCGTAGATGTTAATTTGAACCTCTTTCTTGGTGATTTTCTTAAGCTCTTCTCTTAACTTATCAACTTCTTGCCCACCTTTACCAATAATAATTCCAGGTCGTGCAGTATGGATAGTAACTGTAACCATCTTAAGTGTTCTTTCGATTACAACTCTTGCAACACTTGCATTTGAAAGTCTTACGCCTACATACTGACGAATTTTACTGTCTTCAGCAATTTTATCGCCGTAGTTTCTTCCACCATACCAGTTAGAATCCCATCCTTTGATGTATCCTAATCTATTGCCTATTGGATTTGTCTTTTGTCCCATTATGAATCTTGGTTTTCTTGTGTTCTACTTCCTAATACGAGGGTAACATGATTAGATCTTTTTCTAATTCTATGTGCACGACCTTGTGGTGCAGGCTGAACACGTTTTAACATTCTACCACTATCAACAGTTATTTCTTTAACAAAAAGGTTACTATCTTCTATTTTAGAACCTTCGTTTTTAGATTCCCAATTAGCTATAGCAGACATCAATAATTTTTCTAATCTACCAGAAGCTTCTTTTGCATTGAATCTTAAAATATTTAATGCTTTCTCTACATTTTCACCTCTAATGATATCAGCAACTAATCTCATTTTTCTTGGTGATGTAGGGCAATTGTTAAGCTTAGCAAAGGCAACGTTTTTTCTTGCCTCTTTTAACTCTTGAGCTGTATTTCTTTTTCTTACTCCCATTTCAATTATTTTTTCTTGTTACCAGAGTGGCCTCTAAACGTCCTAGTAGGAGAAAACTCACCTAACTTGTGTCCTACCATATTTTCAGTAATGAAAACAGGAATAAACTGACGACCGTTATGGACTGCAATTGTTTGACCAACGAATTCTGGTGAAATCATTGACGAACGTGACCAAGTTTTGATAACATTATTTTTTCCTGAGGAAACATTCTCTTCAACTTTTTTCTGAAGTTTGAAGTGTATATATGGACCTTTTTTTAATGATCTAGCCATAGCCTAATTTATTTTTTACGTCTTTCGACTATATAAATGTTAGAGTTATTTTTCTTAGCACGAGTTTTAAACCCTTTAGCTGGTATACCTTTTCTTGATCTTGGATGACCTCCAGATGCTCTACCTTCACCACCTCCCATTGGGTGATCAACAGGGTTCATCGCTACTGGTCTTGTTCTTGGTCTTCTACCTAACCAACGGCTACGACCTGCTTTTCCAGAGTTCTGTAAACTGTGCTCCGAGTTTGATACTGAACCCATTGTTGCTAAACAGGTTTGCAAAATCATTCTAACTTCACCTGAAGCTAATTTGATAATAGCATACTTACCGTCTCTTGCCATAAGTTGTGCATATGCACCAGCACTTCTTACAAGTACTCCACCTTGACCTGGTCTTAATTCAATATTATGAATTGTTGCACCAAGTGGTATCTCAGAAAGGAATAATGCATTGCCTACTTCAGGGGGAGCATCTTTTCCTGAAACAACAGTCTGACCAACTTTTAAACCATTAGGAGAAACAATATATCTCTTTTCACCATCAACATAGTTTAACAAAGCAATAAACGCTGATCTGTTTGGATCATACTCAATAGTGTTTACTATTGCAGGTATTCCAAACTTATTTCTTTTAAAATCAATAACACGGTATCTCTTTTTGTGACCACCACCAGAGTAGCGCATAGTCATTTTACCGGTATTATTTCTACCACCTGATTTTGACTTTTTAGAAATCAATGATTTCTCTGGTTTATTTCCAATTGTCAACTGCTCAAAGTCATTTACTACTTTGAAACGTTGTCCAGGTGTGGTTGGTTTTAGTTTTCTTAATCCCATCTTATATCTTAATTAGATGTTGCTATAAAAATCAATAGTATCTCCTTCTGCAAGCTGTACAATAGCTTTCTTAAAGTGGCTTGTACGTCCGCTAATTACTCCAGCTTTAGTAAAACGACTTTTTGATTTACCTGCGTAATTCATAGTTCTTACAGAATCAACTGTAACACCATACGCTTCTTCAACTGCTCCCTTAATTTGAATTTTGTTTGCAGCTCTATCAACAACAAAACCATAGCGATTGAATTCTTCGCTTGCGGCAGTCATTTTCTCAGTTATGATAGGTTTTATTAAAATACTCATCGTCTTAACTTAAAATGTTTTCTATTTCTTTAACAGAACTTTCAACCATAAGAATATTACCTGCATTCATAATTTGGTAAGTATTCAAGTTTGTTGAAGTTGTAACGTGTGTTCTTTCTAAATTTCTTGCTGATAAATAGATATTTTGATTTGGTTTATCCAAAATCAAAAGAGTTTTCTTTCCATCTAACTCAAAATTTGAAAGCATGTCGACATACTGCTTTGTTTTAGGAGTATCAAAATTGAAATCTTCTAATACAGTAATGTTTTTATCTTTTGCCATTTGAGACAACGCAGATATACGAGCCACTCTTTTTAGTTTCTTGTTCAATTTAAAACCGTAGTCTCTTGGCTGTGGACCGAATACTCTACCACCACTTCTGAATAATGGGTTTTTGATTGAACCAGCACGAGCAGTACCTGTACCTTTCTGCTTTTTAATTTTTCTGGTTGATCCAGTAATTTCACCTCTTTCCTTTGCCTTGTGTGTTCCTTGACGTTGATTAGCTAAATACTGCTTTACATCAAGATATACGGCATGGTTATTAGGTTCTATACCAAATATATTTTTATCCAACTTCACTGTTTTAGAAGTCTTTTTTCCGCTTATATTATATACTGCTAATTCCATTATTTCTCAATAATTACGTATGAATTCTTTGCTCCTGGTACAGCTCCTTTAACAACTAATAAGTTCTTTTCAGGAAAAACCTTCATTACCATAAGGTTGGTCTCTTTGACTCTCTTGTTACCCATTTGTCCTGCCATTCGCATCCCTTTGAATACACGAGCAGGGTAAGATGCAGCACCAATAGAACCTGGAGCACGCATTCTGTTGTGCTGACCGTGTGTAGCATCACCTACACCTCTAAAGTTATATCTTTTAACAACACCTTGAAACCCTTTACCTTTTGAAGTACCAGCAACATCAACGTATTCACCTTCTTCGAAAATATCAACAGACACCGAATCTCCTAAGTTATAGTCGCCATCAAAATCTCTGAATTCAACTAATTTTTTCTTAGGTGTAGATTTAGATTTGTTAAAATGTCCCATTTTAGGTTTGTTAACTCTACTTTCTTTTTGGTCTTCAAAACCAAGCTGTAAGGCACTGTAACCATCCGTCTCAGGAGTCTTAACCTGAGTAATTACGCATGGTCCAGCTTCAATGATAGTACATGGAATGTTCTTTCCATTAGCATCATATATGCTGGTCATACCTATTTTTTTTCCAATTATTCCTGACATTTTTATTGTCTTTTAGTTTTCTTAATTTAAACTATCATACTTTTATTTCAACATCAACTCCACTTGGAAGCTCTAATTTCATCAACGCATCGATGGTATTAGATGATGAAGAATAAATATCCATCAATCTTTTATGAGCGCACAATTGAAATTGCTCTCTAGACTTTTTGTTTACGTGAGGTGAACGTAAAACAGTATATATAAGCTTGTGTGTTGGCAATGGAATTGGCCCACTAACTACAGCACCGGCTGATTTTACAGTTTTAACAATCTTCTCAGCAGACTTGTCTACTAGATTGTGATCATACGATTGAAGCT belongs to Flavobacteriales bacterium and includes:
- the rplR gene encoding 50S ribosomal protein L18 produces the protein MAFSKDSRRRKIRKRIRATISGSAQTPRLAIFRSNKEIYAQVIDDISGNTLAAASSKEVQGTKIDQATEVGKLISEKSQAAGISNVVFDRGGYLYHGRVKALAEGARESGLKF
- the map gene encoding type I methionyl aminopeptidase; protein product: MIFLKTDEEVELIRKSSLLVAKAHAEVAKMIEPGVSTLKLDQRAEEYIMDNGGVPAFKGYNGFPNTLCMSPDSQVVHGIPNDEPLKEGSILSVDCGVLMNGFYGDSAYTYAIGSIDAETQKLLDVTKDSLYKGIEQAVVGNRVGDISYAIQQFAESHKYGVVRELVGHGVGEHLHESPEVPNYGKRGRGPKLQDGLVIAIEPMINLGVKNIRQHLDGWTITTADNKPSAHFEHTVVVRQGKADILSSFEWIEKELNKK
- the rpsC gene encoding 30S ribosomal protein S3 is translated as MGQKTNPIGNRLGYIKGWDSNWYGGRNYGDKIAEDSKIRQYVGVRLSNASVARVVIERTLKMVTVTIHTARPGIIIGKGGQEVDKLREELKKITKKEVQINIYEVKRPELDATLVAASIARQIEGRISFRRAIKMAVAGTMRMGAEGIKVKISGRLNGAEMARSEMFKDGRTPLHTFRADIDYALEEAHTTYGRIGIKVWICKGEVYGTRDLSPNVGLSNKPKGMKPGGKFKRKRK
- the rpsE gene encoding 30S ribosomal protein S5, with product MSNIKKVKASDIELTDRLVGIQRVTKVTKGGRTFSFSAIVVVGDGNGIVGHGLGKSQEVTVAISKAIDSAKKNLVKVSIHKGTIPHEQEAKFSGSQVLIKPASNGTGVKAGGAMRAVLESAGVHDVLAKSKGSSNPHNLVKATMKALTDLRSPKQVANQRGVNVETVFNG
- the rpmC gene encoding 50S ribosomal protein L29; protein product: MKQSVIKEKTTNELEDLLGSEKARLEKMRVNHMVSPLENPKQITFARKTVARILTELKSRELNEVQN
- the rplV gene encoding 50S ribosomal protein L22; the encoded protein is MGVRKRNTAQELKEARKNVAFAKLNNCPTSPRKMRLVADIIRGENVEKALNILRFNAKEASGRLEKLLMSAIANWESKNEGSKIEDSNLFVKEITVDSGRMLKRVQPAPQGRAHRIRKRSNHVTLVLGSRTQENQDS
- the rpmD gene encoding 50S ribosomal protein L30; translation: MAKIRVTQVKSKIGRPESQKRTILALGLKKINHSVEHETTPQVLGMVKKVAHLLKVEEVK
- the rpsS gene encoding 30S ribosomal protein S19 produces the protein MARSLKKGPYIHFKLQKKVEENVSSGKNNVIKTWSRSSMISPEFVGQTIAVHNGRQFIPVFITENMVGHKLGEFSPTRTFRGHSGNKKK
- the rpsQ gene encoding 30S ribosomal protein S17; translation: MRNLRKERIGVVTSDKMDKSVVVSVTRREKHPLYGKFVMKTSKFTAHDEKNECNPGDTVKIMETRPISKNKCWRLVEIIERAK
- the rplX gene encoding 50S ribosomal protein L24 produces the protein MSKLHIKKGDTVKVIAGNSKGQEGKVIEVLVAKSRALVEGVNMVSKHTKPNAANPQGGIIKQESSIHISNLMVVDPKSGEATRIGRKIDEKTGKLTRYSKKSGEVIK
- the rpsN gene encoding 30S ribosomal protein S14, coding for MAKESMKAREVKRQKLVEKYAEKRAALKAAGDHEALQKLPKNASPVRLHNRCKLTGRPKGYMRQFGISRVTFREMANQGLIPGVKKASW
- the rplE gene encoding 50S ribosomal protein L5, giving the protein MYTPRLKSKYSEEIVARLQEKYSYKSVMQVPKLVKICLNQGLGDAVSDKKMVDQACSEMTLITGQKAVATKSKKDISNFKLRKGMPIGARVTLRGDKMFEFLDRLITSSLPRVRDFRGINAKGFDGRGNYNLGIKEQIIFPEIDIDQVNKITGMDITFVTTATTDDEAKSLLTEFGLPFKK
- the secY gene encoding preprotein translocase subunit SecY is translated as MKNLITTLKNIWKIEELRNRILVTLGFILIYRLGAQVPLPGIDARVLSAANEASGGPDGLLGLLNLFTGGAFAQASIFALGIMPYISASIVIQLMGIAVPYFQKLQREGESGRRKINNITRYLTILITGFQAPGFISNLKSQWLNKPIELADGTIGYVFVNNEATFFFSIMSIIVLVTGTMFVMWLGEKITDRGIGNGISIIIMIGIIAALPGSLFAEFATSLESQGGGLVMFLIEILALMLVILVSILLVQGTRRIPVNFAKRVVGNKQYGGVRQYIPLKVNASGVMPIIFAQAIMFVPITLVGFSESEALQGFAAAFTDFAGFWYNLVFFFMVVIFTYFYTAITVNPKQMADDMKKNGGFIPGVKPGRKTAEFLDDAMSKITLPGSLFLAFVAILPAFAMQFGVNQGFAQFYGGTSLLIMVGVVLDTLQQIESHLLMRHYDGLTSTGRIKGKSSGMMAQ
- the rplB gene encoding 50S ribosomal protein L2, encoding MGLRKLKPTTPGQRFKVVNDFEQLTIGNKPEKSLISKKSKSGGRNNTGKMTMRYSGGGHKKRYRVIDFKRNKFGIPAIVNTIEYDPNRSAFIALLNYVDGEKRYIVSPNGLKVGQTVVSGKDAPPEVGNALFLSEIPLGATIHNIELRPGQGGVLVRSAGAYAQLMARDGKYAIIKLASGEVRMILQTCLATMGSVSNSEHSLQNSGKAGRSRWLGRRPRTRPVAMNPVDHPMGGGEGRASGGHPRSRKGIPAKGFKTRAKKNNSNIYIVERRKK
- the rplW gene encoding 50S ribosomal protein L23: MSILIKPIITEKMTAASEEFNRYGFVVDRAANKIQIKGAVEEAYGVTVDSVRTMNYAGKSKSRFTKAGVISGRTSHFKKAIVQLAEGDTIDFYSNI
- the rplF gene encoding 50S ribosomal protein L6, whose product is MSRIGNNPITLPQGVTISKGENNTFVVKGKLGELTKTFHPDMDVKVEETSVVVARPSDSKEHKSFHGLTRSLINNMIIGVNEGFKKQLELVGVGYRASNSGQKLELALGFSHNVIFEIPSEVKVETLSEKGQNPTITLTSTDNQLLGVVAAKIRSLRKPEPYKGKGIKFVGEQLRRKAGKTSAK
- the rpsH gene encoding 30S ribosomal protein S8 is translated as MYTDPIADYLTRIRNASKAGHKVVMIPSSNTKKEMTKILKDKGYILNYKFEEDNKQGMIKIALKYNGSTPAFEKIERISKPGLRKYANKQTMPRVLNGLGIAILSTSKGVMTDKEAKNLNVGGEVLCYVY
- the rplD gene encoding 50S ribosomal protein L4, translating into MELAVYNISGKKTSKTVKLDKNIFGIEPNNHAVYLDVKQYLANQRQGTHKAKERGEITGSTRKIKKQKGTGTARAGSIKNPLFRSGGRVFGPQPRDYGFKLNKKLKRVARISALSQMAKDKNITVLEDFNFDTPKTKQYVDMLSNFELDGKKTLLILDKPNQNIYLSARNLERTHVTTSTNLNTYQIMNAGNILMVESSVKEIENILS
- the rplP gene encoding 50S ribosomal protein L16, coding for MLQPKKTKFRKMQKGRMKGNAQRGHQLAFGSFGIKALEETWITARQIEAARIAVTRYMKRQGQVWIRIFPDKPVTSKPAEVRMGKGKGAPDYWAAVVRPGRVLFECDGVSHEIAQEALRLAAQKLPIKTKFVVRRDYVEA
- the rplN gene encoding 50S ribosomal protein L14, with the protein product MIQQESRLKVADNSGAKEVLCIKVLGGTKRRYASIGDTIVVTVKDAIPSGNIKKGTVAKAVVVRTRKEIRRPDGSYIRFDDNACVLLNPTGEMRGTRIFGPVSRELRDKQFMKIVSLAPEVL
- the rplO gene encoding 50S ribosomal protein L15, encoding MDLSNLTPAKGSIKNRKRIARGEGSKKGGTSTRGHKGAKSRSGYSRKIGFEGGQMPLQRRVPKFGFTNPNRKEFRGVNLHTLQSLVDNKKIKDTIDLDVLIANGLAHKNDLVKILGRGELKAKLNITVHGFSATAKSAIESVGGTATTL